A stretch of Malus sylvestris chromosome 11, drMalSylv7.2, whole genome shotgun sequence DNA encodes these proteins:
- the LOC126588813 gene encoding photosynthetic NDH subunit of lumenal location 3, chloroplastic-like yields MSHLANFNGVSETLPVIPRFPTVQTTQKKASIICFMSKKSDGLQEQPLQTTRRLALGLASIALVGNSCNGVSLAEGNGFWLDGPLPVPSAENKIANEKTGTRSFLKRGIYMANIGTKGRKFRLKKYAFDLLAMADLIAKDTLNYVRRYLRLKSTFMYFDFDRVISAAPVDEKQPLTDLANRLFDTVEKLDGAVKQRDLLQTETYYKDTTVILQEVMDRMA; encoded by the exons ATGTCTCACCTGGCAAACTTTAATGGAGTCTCCGAAACACTGCCGGTCATTCCAAGGTTTCCGACCGTACAAACAACCCAAAAGAAAGCGAGCATTATTTGCTTTATGAGCAAGAAAAGTGATGGTTTGCAGGAACAGCCACTACAAACTACAAGAAGACTTGCATTAGGCCTTGCCTCTATTGCACTTGTTGGCAACTCCTGCAACGGTGTCTCTCTTGCTGAGGGCAACGGGTTCTGGCTCGACGGCCCTCTGCCTGTGCCTTCTGCTGAAAACA aaATTGCAAATGAGAAGACGGGAACGCGGTCTTTTCTGAAAAGGGGAATCTACATGGCAAATATTGGAACGAAAGGGAGGAAGTTCAGGCTTAAGAAATATGCTTTTGATCTTCTGGCAATGGCGGATTTGATTGCAAAAGATACATTAAACTATGTTCGAAGGTATCTGCGGTTAAAATCCACTTTCATGTACTTTGATTTCGATCGAGTAATCTCTGCAGCTCCAGTGGATGAGAAACAGCCCCTTACTGATCTTGCTAACAGATTATTTGACACGGTCGAAAAG CTTGATGGTGCCGTGAAGCAGCGCGACCTGCTTCAGACAGAAACATACTATAAAGACACAACAGTTATTCTCCAAGAGGTCATGGATCGAATGGCGTGA
- the LOC126588802 gene encoding kinesin-like protein KIN-14N — MVGTAQNWRVRHAFSVVNGGQDMGPSSAPASNAGSESGGIEFTREDVDALLNERPKRKDRFSLKEKCETLSEYVKRLKLCIKWFQELEESYLLEHEKLENDVQVSKLQRDEMGILLENKEEELNSIIVELRKNYASLQEKFTKEELDKMAAMESLSREREARREIERSQNSLSDEHARVQRELSSATQKITSLNDMYKRLQEYIASLQQYNSKLHNDLSTVEEDFKRVEKEKVSMVENLSMLRGQLSVSRQTQDDAIKQRDALVNEVASLRMELQQVRGDRDRHKLQVQTLTAEYTTYKESTEKSSFELDDLRSKYTVLEVRCLSQSDQIRTLKDQLMIAEEKVQMSDLSTMETRTEYEGQKKLISELQTRLADAEFKLIEGEMLRKKLHNTILELKGNIRVFCRVRPLLADEDLSTEGKVISYPTSMDALGRGIDLVQPGQKHSFTFDKVFMPEISQEDVFEDISQLVQSALDGYKVCIFAYGQTGSGKTYTMMGQPGDPDQKGLIPRSLEQIFKTRQSLQPQGWKYEMQVSMLEIYNETIRDLLAPNRSSSDMLRENGIGGKQYTIKHDANGNTHVSDLTIVDVRTAKEVSYLLERAAHSRSVGKTQMNEQSSRSHFVFTLRISGVNESTEQQVQGVLNLIDLAGSERLSKSGSTGDRLKETQAINKSLSCLSDVIFALAKKEDHVPFRNSKLTYLLQPCLGGDSKTLMFVNISPDPSSAGESLCSLRFASRVNACDIGVPRRQTNMRPPDSRISYG; from the exons ATGGTGGGCACTGCGCAAAATTGGAGGGTCCGGCACGCGTTCTCGGTGGTGAACGGGGGCCAAGACATGGGTCCGAGCAGCGCTCCGGCGAGTAATGCCGGTTCTGAGAGCGGTGGTATTGAGTTTACCAGAGAGGATGTTGACGCATTATTGAATGAGAGACCCAAAAGGAAGGACAGATTCAGTCTCAAG GAAAAATGTGAGACACTGAGTGAGTATGTTAAAAGGCTGAAACTTTGCATAAAGTGGTTCCAAGAGCTTGAGGAAAGCTACTTATTAGAGCACGAGAAGTTAGAGAATGATGTACAAGTGTCAAAGCTGCAACGCGATGAAATGG GGATCTTACTGGAAAACAAGGAAGAAGAATTGAATTCAATTATTGTGGAGCTCAGGAAAAACTATGCTTCTTTACAAGAGAAATTTACGAAAGAAGAGTTGGATAAGATG GCTGCAATGGAATCTCTCTCTAGGGAAAGAGAGGCTAGACGTGAAATTGAGCGATCACAAAATTCCCTCTCGGATGAGCACGCGAGAGTTCAAAGAGAGCTTTCAAGTGCTACTCAGAAG ATAACTTCACTGAATGATATGTACAAACGATTGCAAGAATACATTGCAAGCTTGCAGCAGTACAACAGTAAACTGCACAACGACCTCTCTACAGTTGAGGAAGACTTTAAGCGCGTAGAGAAGGAAAAAGTTAGTATGGTGGAGAACCTGAGCATGTTAAGGGGTCAGCTTTCAGTGTCCAGA CAAACTCAAGATGATGCTATAAAGCAGAGGGATGCTTTGGTAAATGAAGTTGCATCCCTTAGGATGGAGTTGCAACAAGTGAGAGGTGATCGGGATCGACATAAACTCCAAGTGCAGACCCTAACAGCTGAATATACAACGTACAAAGAATCCACCGAGAAATCTAGTTTTGAGCTTGATGACCTCAGATCAAAATACACCGTACTGGAG GTAAGATGTCTGTCTCAGAGTGACCAGATAAGGACATTGAAGGACCAACTAATGATTGCAGAGGAGAAAGTACAG ATGTCCGACTTATCTACAATGGAAACAAGAACTGAATATGAAGGGCAAAAGAAACTTATTAGTGAGTTACAGACTCGCCTGGCAGATGCAGAATTCAAACTTATTGAAGGAGAAATGTTGCGTAAAAAGTTGCACAACACTATCTTG GAACTAAAAGGGAACATCCGTGTATTCTGTCGAGTGCGACCTTTGTTGGCGGATGAAGACTTAAGCACTGAAGGGAAGGTCATCTCTTATCCAACATCAATGGATGCTCTTGGACGGGGCATTGATTTAGTGCAACCTG GGCAAAAACATTCTTTCACATTTGACAAAGTTTTTATGCCTGAAATATCACAAGAAGATGTGTTTGAAGACATTTCACAGCTTGTACAAAGTGCTCTTGATGGTTATAAG GTTTGCATTTTTGCCTATGGTCAGACAGGATCAGGGAAAACCTATACAATGATGGGGCAGCCAGGAGATCCAGACCAAAAAGGATTGATTCCTCGTTCATTAGaacaaatttttaaaaccaGACAATCTCTTCAACCACAAGGTTGGAAATATGAGATGCAG GTGTCGATGTTGGAAATATATAATGAAACTATTCGTGATCTGTTAGCACCCAATCGATCATCTTCAGATATGTTGCGAGAAAATGGTATTGGTGGAAAGCAATATACAATCAAACACGATGCAAATGGGAACACTCATGTCTCTGATCTTACCATTGTGGATGTGCGCACTGCTAAAGAGGTCTCATATCTCTTAGAACGGGCTGCACATAGCAG GTCTGTAGGCAAAACTCAAATGAACGAGCAATCTTCAAGAAGCCATTTTGTTTTCACACTACGAATATCTGGCGTTAATGAG AGCACTGAACAACAAGTACAAGGTGTCCTGAATCTTATTGATCTTGCTGGGAGTGAACGACTTTCCAAGAGTGGGTCAACGGGGGACCGACTGAAAGAAACTCAG GCCATCAACAAAAGTCTCTCATGTTTAAGCGACGTAATATTTGCCTTGGCAAAGAAGGAGGACCACGTACCGTTTAGGAACTCAAAGCTTACATATCTTCTTCAG CCATGTCTCGGAGGAGACTCAAAGACATTGATGTTCGTAAACATTTCTCCCGATCCCTCCTCGGCAGGTGAATCACTCTGTTCGCTTCGCTTTGCTTCACGGGTAAATGCTTGTGATATTGGGGTTCCACGACGTCAGACCAACATGCGGCCTCCAGATTCACGTATAAGCTATGGTTGA